A region from the Flexibacter flexilis DSM 6793 genome encodes:
- the dusB gene encoding tRNA dihydrouridine synthase DusB: MVKIGNIELGEFPLLLAPMEDVSDPPFRAVCKDNGADLMYTEFISAEGLIRDAAKSLQKLDIFPYERPIGIQIFGDKVDVMREAARIADEAGPELVDINYGCPVKNVACKGAGAGLLKDLEKMQKITEEIVKICKKPVTVKTRLGWDDSTINIMEAAQRLQDVGVQALTIHGRTRAQMYKGSANWELIAKVKEMPSINMPIFGNGDIDSPEKALEYRNRYGVDGIMIGRAAIGYPWIFNEIKHFFATGEHLPAPDMAARVAVCRKHLTRSVEWKGDVLGILEMRRHYSNYFKNVPDFKPYRTRLVQSENAAEILATLDEIADTFADVQWPA; encoded by the coding sequence ATGGTAAAAATTGGCAATATAGAATTAGGGGAGTTCCCGTTGTTGCTCGCCCCGATGGAAGATGTAAGCGATCCGCCGTTTCGTGCGGTGTGCAAAGACAATGGCGCAGACTTGATGTACACGGAGTTTATTTCTGCCGAAGGGCTTATCCGCGATGCGGCTAAAAGTCTCCAGAAACTCGATATTTTTCCGTACGAACGCCCCATCGGGATTCAGATTTTTGGGGATAAAGTGGATGTAATGCGCGAGGCGGCTCGCATCGCCGACGAGGCAGGCCCCGAATTGGTGGACATCAATTACGGTTGTCCCGTGAAAAATGTGGCTTGCAAAGGCGCAGGCGCGGGCTTGCTCAAAGACTTGGAGAAAATGCAGAAAATCACGGAAGAAATCGTGAAGATTTGCAAAAAACCCGTAACCGTCAAAACGCGTTTGGGTTGGGACGATAGCACTATTAATATTATGGAAGCAGCACAACGTTTGCAAGATGTTGGTGTGCAGGCTCTTACGATTCATGGGCGCACGCGCGCCCAAATGTACAAGGGTTCGGCTAACTGGGAATTGATTGCTAAAGTAAAAGAAATGCCTTCGATCAATATGCCGATTTTTGGGAATGGTGACATAGATTCTCCTGAAAAGGCGTTGGAATATCGCAACCGCTACGGCGTGGACGGCATCATGATTGGCCGCGCGGCGATTGGCTATCCTTGGATTTTTAACGAAATCAAACATTTTTTTGCAACAGGGGAGCATTTGCCCGCGCCAGATATGGCCGCTCGTGTGGCCGTGTGCCGCAAACATCTGACGCGTTCGGTGGAATGGAAAGGCGATGTGTTGGGCATTTTGGAAATGCGCCGTCATTACAGCAATTATTTTAAAAATGTACCTGATTTTAAGCCGTATCGCACGCGCCTTGTGCAGTCCGAAAATGCCGCCGAAATCTTGGCGACACTCGACGAAATCGCCGATACTTTTGCGGATGTACAATGGCCTGCCTAA
- a CDS encoding outer membrane beta-barrel protein has product MKKTLCALGLLLASSCLATAQTEKGTKAIGGGFNISTNNFKDNNNSNRKSKGFDLSILPTAEYFIANNLSIKAQLGVGYSKYTNEYMSYSAYSTKNKSNNLSAGAYVRKYIPVIDKKLFVFVDAGLNYGYTKKNTQYNDSYFGSYETDVKINQYSVGAYSGIAYFISPKFGIESSLLKLEYSHSNDKTTNTNTPTPENTTTSTLGLGLVSGLNLTLKYYFK; this is encoded by the coding sequence ATGAAAAAAACATTATGTGCGCTGGGGCTGCTATTGGCAAGCTCTTGCTTAGCTACTGCCCAAACCGAAAAAGGAACAAAAGCCATCGGCGGCGGTTTCAATATTTCTACGAATAATTTTAAAGACAATAACAACTCCAACAGAAAATCAAAAGGCTTTGACTTGTCTATTTTACCTACTGCCGAATATTTTATAGCCAATAATTTATCCATTAAAGCACAATTAGGCGTTGGGTATAGCAAATACACGAACGAATACATGTCTTATTCGGCATATTCCACCAAAAACAAATCGAATAATTTATCTGCTGGGGCTTATGTCCGAAAATATATTCCTGTTATAGACAAAAAATTATTTGTCTTTGTGGATGCTGGTTTGAATTATGGGTACACCAAAAAGAATACCCAATACAATGACTCATATTTTGGCTCATACGAAACCGATGTAAAAATAAATCAGTATTCGGTGGGTGCATATTCGGGCATAGCCTATTTCATCTCTCCTAAATTCGGAATAGAAAGTTCTTTGCTGAAATTAGAATACTCACATAGCAATGATAAAACCACCAATACCAATACTCCCACGCCCGAAAATACTACTACCAGTACTTTGGGTTTAGGCTTGGTTTCGGGGCTGAACTTAACGCTCAAATACTACTTTAAGTAA
- a CDS encoding outer membrane beta-barrel protein: MKNLFASALLSVLSLSAAVASNARPTGDTIVVKVNDKDKMLLVTDKSGNISSLTKYDLNALVRRVDSTLNQNQNLYEQKTDGSKALKDTSFTIMLGQEKVSRIHIKSYNGNISVNVRDVNKDTTIHVKSHRSRTRSTFDIDLGFNTFSQKTSDKRYDLNPLGSRYISLRWGYRTRIGGKESPLRLNYGMEVAWNNYMFQDDYVIKKGSGSVDFVQKLDADNNPINFKKSKLTTCFLNVPVTFEIKKKNFRVGAGGFVGYRLDSYSKIKYSFEGDTKRDRDHSNFYLNNWQYGLRATVGIKEVDFFVNYHLNNLFESGKADKLNPISFGITF, encoded by the coding sequence ATGAAAAATCTATTTGCTTCCGCCCTTTTATCTGTATTGAGCCTTTCGGCTGCTGTGGCTTCTAATGCCCGACCTACTGGCGATACGATCGTCGTGAAAGTGAACGACAAAGACAAAATGTTGTTGGTAACTGACAAGTCTGGCAATATCTCCAGCCTGACCAAATACGACCTTAACGCGTTGGTTCGTCGTGTAGATTCTACCCTGAATCAAAACCAAAATCTTTATGAGCAAAAAACAGACGGCTCTAAAGCCTTGAAAGACACAAGCTTTACGATTATGCTTGGACAAGAAAAGGTGTCCCGCATTCACATTAAATCCTATAACGGTAATATATCTGTGAACGTAAGAGATGTAAATAAGGATACAACTATTCATGTGAAATCGCATAGAAGTCGCACGCGCAGTACGTTTGATATTGACTTAGGTTTTAATACTTTTAGCCAAAAAACCAGCGACAAACGTTATGATCTTAATCCGTTAGGTTCGCGCTATATCTCATTGCGTTGGGGTTATCGTACGCGTATTGGCGGAAAAGAAAGCCCACTTCGTTTGAATTATGGAATGGAAGTTGCTTGGAATAATTATATGTTTCAAGATGATTATGTGATCAAAAAAGGAAGCGGCAGTGTGGATTTTGTCCAAAAATTAGATGCCGATAACAATCCAATTAATTTCAAGAAAAGTAAACTAACTACTTGCTTCCTGAATGTTCCTGTAACTTTCGAGATTAAGAAAAAGAATTTCAGAGTTGGGGCAGGTGGTTTTGTGGGCTATCGCTTGGACAGCTACAGCAAAATTAAATATTCCTTTGAAGGTGACACAAAACGTGACCGCGACCACAGCAACTTTTATTTGAACAACTGGCAATACGGTTTGCGTGCTACGGTGGGCATTAAAGAAGTGGACTTTTTCGTAAACTACCACCTCAACAATTTGTTTGAAAGCGGCAAAGCCGACAAGCTGAACCCTATTAGTTTCGGAATTACTTTCTAA
- a CDS encoding NAD(P)H-dependent oxidoreductase yields MSLLENLKWRYATKKFDATKKVSEDDVNKIVEAARLAPTSSGLQQFRVIVVTNQELKEKIVPIAWGQQIVADCSHLLVFAAWDKYTAERIDDVFNATVAERQIPYEQVAAYVERLKSIYLNQSAEENFVHTARQAYIGFGLSIAQAAELKVDATPMEGFTSTDLDALLGLEAKGLKSVTMLPLGYRDAANDWLVNLKKVRVSTNDFVIEYR; encoded by the coding sequence ATGTCATTATTAGAAAATTTGAAATGGCGTTATGCCACCAAAAAATTTGATGCTACTAAAAAAGTATCGGAAGACGATGTAAATAAAATCGTAGAAGCGGCACGCCTCGCGCCTACTTCGTCGGGCTTGCAACAGTTCCGCGTAATTGTTGTTACAAACCAAGAATTAAAAGAAAAAATCGTTCCTATCGCTTGGGGACAACAAATCGTAGCCGACTGCTCGCACTTGTTGGTATTCGCAGCATGGGACAAATACACCGCCGAACGCATCGACGACGTGTTTAATGCCACAGTAGCCGAACGCCAAATTCCGTATGAGCAAGTAGCTGCTTACGTGGAGCGTTTGAAATCTATTTACTTGAACCAAAGCGCAGAAGAAAACTTCGTACATACGGCTCGTCAGGCGTATATCGGTTTTGGCTTGTCTATCGCACAAGCGGCTGAGTTAAAAGTAGATGCAACGCCAATGGAAGGATTTACTTCTACAGACCTTGACGCGCTTTTGGGCTTGGAAGCGAAAGGCTTGAAAAGTGTAACGATGTTGCCACTTGGTTACCGCGATGCGGCTAACGACTGGCTCGTAAACTTGAAAAAAGTACGTGTTTCTACCAACGATTTTGTGATTGAATATCGCTAA
- a CDS encoding response regulator transcription factor: MKILIVEDEQKLLETLADSLSKEHFVIETASNCLIASEKIAVYDYDCILLDIMLPDGNGLTLLQQLKDLGKSDNVIIISAKDSLDDKLKGLELGADDYLTKPFHIAELNARVKAVLRRKTLQGRHTVELANVVLDLKERLFWVNNESVALNRKEFDMLNYFLLNKNRLVTKTALAEHVWGDNIDQADNFDFIYYQIKNIRKKLQLSGANIEIEAVYGIGYKLIEKDETAQ; encoded by the coding sequence ATGAAAATTCTGATAGTGGAGGACGAACAAAAGTTACTGGAAACGCTGGCCGATTCGCTCAGCAAAGAGCATTTTGTTATCGAAACGGCCAGTAATTGTCTGATAGCCAGCGAAAAAATAGCCGTTTACGATTATGATTGTATTTTGTTGGACATCATGTTGCCCGACGGCAACGGCCTTACGCTGCTCCAGCAACTCAAAGACCTGGGAAAATCCGACAATGTGATTATCATTTCGGCCAAAGATTCGCTCGACGACAAGCTCAAAGGCCTCGAATTGGGCGCGGATGACTACCTGACCAAGCCGTTTCATATCGCCGAACTAAACGCAAGGGTGAAGGCCGTTTTGCGCCGCAAGACGCTGCAAGGCCGCCATACCGTTGAGTTGGCTAATGTGGTACTTGATTTGAAAGAACGCCTTTTTTGGGTCAATAACGAAAGTGTAGCCCTCAACCGAAAGGAATTTGATATGCTCAATTATTTTTTGCTTAATAAAAACAGGTTGGTAACCAAAACAGCCTTAGCCGAACACGTTTGGGGCGATAATATAGACCAAGCAGACAATTTTGATTTTATTTATTATCAAATCAAAAATATCCGAAAAAAATTGCAATTATCTGGCGCAAATATCGAAATAGAAGCGGTTTATGGAATCGGTTATAAGCTCATAGAAAAAGATGAAACTGCTCAATAA
- a CDS encoding HAEPLYID family protein, with amino-acid sequence MGLLLLAANAVAQTSSKSEKVSHAEPLYFDLVRDLGARKGEKEFNLAADFSNNQNYSQHILLAEYEFAPINRLGLEIETDFSFFRRTAGNENIPDNKLDGIRLSAQYSFWVSPKYRTTLAVGYTQVLETTAFKNYGKNNFVTALSYNPFFVAAKRWGNNFHTIFYGYPTINHELDANHNTIYWQINTSFIYTIPKTKHFIGMEINKEIREQKMYLTLRPQVKIKINNNLAIGLVTGLPIAHHEEGFSSFFRIIYEL; translated from the coding sequence ATGGGATTGCTGTTGTTGGCGGCCAATGCTGTGGCGCAAACCAGTAGCAAATCCGAAAAAGTTTCGCATGCCGAACCATTATATTTCGATTTGGTTCGCGACCTCGGCGCAAGAAAAGGTGAAAAAGAATTTAATCTTGCCGCCGACTTTAGTAATAATCAAAATTATAGCCAACATATTTTGCTGGCAGAATATGAATTTGCGCCTATCAATCGTTTAGGTTTGGAAATAGAAACTGATTTTTCTTTTTTTAGACGTACGGCAGGTAACGAAAATATTCCAGATAATAAATTAGATGGAATCCGCCTTTCAGCACAATATTCTTTTTGGGTTTCGCCAAAATATCGCACTACTTTAGCCGTCGGTTATACGCAAGTATTAGAAACAACAGCTTTCAAAAATTATGGAAAAAATAATTTTGTAACTGCGCTTTCGTATAATCCTTTTTTCGTGGCAGCCAAACGATGGGGAAATAATTTTCATACTATTTTTTATGGATACCCGACCATCAACCACGAATTAGACGCGAATCATAATACAATTTATTGGCAAATAAATACTTCATTTATTTACACCATTCCCAAGACCAAACATTTTATTGGCATGGAAATAAATAAGGAAATACGCGAGCAAAAAATGTATTTAACACTTCGGCCACAAGTAAAAATAAAGATTAATAATAATTTGGCAATTGGTTTGGTTACTGGGCTTCCTATTGCTCATCATGAAGAAGGATTTAGTTCATTTTTTAGAATTATTTATGAATTATAA
- a CDS encoding sensor histidine kinase, which produces MKLLNKSIVFLSAALLIIISLWAVIFYFNMLSEIKESVDEGLENYKRQIIYKAQTDTTILSKNNFDESFFSVRGIAPTLAVRATDRYADTLIYMQDADDEVLELEPIRMLTTVFMRGDKYYELRIINSMVEEDDLIKELFKETIWLYLILITSIIIINNFLLKNIWKPFYSLLNQLKNYRLGKSQYLPTIQTNTKEFLDLENAVNTLLKHSIETYQQQKEFIGNASHELQTPLAIATNKLELFIEKGNLENSQAESIAEVMNIIQRLVRLNKSLLLLTKIENKQFFDNEKIDIAEIVWQNKSDLEEISEFKNVTISVQENSKFQVNMDVSLANIIVANLLRNAIFHNIQHGTVRVQIFDNTLCISNSGLGHSLDPTRLFTRFYKTENEAAGTGLGLAIVKAICDLYGFEISYSFDNQLHRFKISFASH; this is translated from the coding sequence ATGAAACTGCTCAATAAATCAATTGTTTTTTTGTCGGCTGCATTACTCATTATTATTAGTTTATGGGCTGTTATTTTTTATTTCAATATGCTTAGTGAAATAAAAGAAAGCGTGGACGAAGGTCTCGAAAATTATAAAAGACAAATTATTTATAAAGCGCAAACAGATACTACGATTCTATCCAAAAATAATTTTGATGAAAGTTTTTTTTCTGTGCGTGGTATTGCTCCCACTTTGGCTGTTCGGGCTACTGACCGATATGCAGATACGCTAATATACATGCAAGATGCTGATGATGAGGTGTTGGAATTAGAACCAATTCGGATGCTGACTACCGTATTTATGCGCGGCGATAAATACTACGAATTAAGAATTATTAATTCGATGGTAGAAGAAGACGATTTAATTAAAGAGCTATTTAAAGAAACGATTTGGTTGTATTTAATTTTGATAACCAGTATCATTATTATTAATAATTTTTTGTTGAAAAATATATGGAAACCGTTCTATTCTTTACTTAATCAATTAAAAAATTATAGATTAGGAAAAAGCCAATATTTACCAACTATTCAGACCAATACCAAGGAATTTTTGGATTTGGAAAATGCCGTAAATACTTTGCTTAAACACAGCATAGAAACATATCAACAACAAAAAGAATTTATTGGGAATGCTTCGCATGAATTGCAAACACCTTTGGCCATTGCTACCAACAAACTGGAGCTATTCATCGAAAAAGGTAATTTGGAAAATTCACAGGCCGAAAGTATAGCAGAAGTAATGAATATTATTCAAAGACTTGTGCGCCTTAATAAATCGTTATTGCTCTTAACAAAAATAGAAAATAAACAATTTTTTGACAATGAAAAGATTGATATTGCTGAAATAGTTTGGCAAAATAAATCTGATTTGGAAGAAATTTCAGAATTTAAAAATGTAACGATTAGTGTACAAGAAAATTCCAAATTTCAGGTAAATATGGATGTTTCTTTGGCCAATATTATTGTTGCTAATCTGCTCCGAAATGCGATTTTTCATAATATCCAACACGGAACAGTTCGGGTACAAATTTTCGATAACACATTGTGTATTAGCAATTCAGGTCTTGGGCATTCGCTTGACCCGACGCGATTGTTTACCCGATTCTACAAAACCGAAAACGAAGCCGCAGGTACAGGACTCGGCTTGGCCATTGTGAAAGCTATTTGCGATTTGTATGGTTTTGAAATTAGTTATAGTTTTGATAATCAATTACACCGTTTCAAAATTTCATTTGCAAGTCATTAA
- a CDS encoding PepSY-like domain-containing protein, giving the protein MKNKLKISVLLLGLAANAAWAKDIPQSKVPSVIVNNFQQNFPKASGIEWEQDGQLFKVEFEIGMFGTDHDAWYDQTGKLVKHKEEINKTDLPAKVQASLSKNFANFKTEEAQKMTENEKVTYVVEVEKKSEEWKVSFDADGNIIAKIAD; this is encoded by the coding sequence ATGAAAAATAAATTAAAAATAAGTGTTTTGCTGTTAGGATTAGCCGCAAATGCTGCTTGGGCAAAAGATATTCCCCAAAGCAAAGTTCCTTCTGTAATTGTCAATAATTTTCAGCAGAATTTCCCGAAGGCTTCAGGTATAGAATGGGAGCAAGACGGGCAGTTGTTCAAAGTAGAATTTGAAATAGGAATGTTTGGCACTGACCATGATGCTTGGTACGACCAAACCGGTAAATTAGTGAAGCATAAAGAGGAAATTAATAAAACTGATTTACCTGCTAAAGTACAGGCTTCATTGAGTAAAAATTTTGCAAATTTTAAGACAGAGGAAGCCCAAAAAATGACTGAAAATGAAAAGGTTACTTATGTGGTTGAGGTAGAAAAAAAGTCGGAAGAATGGAAAGTTTCGTTTGATGCAGACGGAAATATAATAGCTAAAATAGCGGATTAG
- a CDS encoding RNA polymerase sigma factor produces MKLSFSISRKPKEWTDEDLVLGCQKADRVAQRIVYERYSRRMYAVCLRYVNTNFEAEDLLMTGFMRVFEHISRYESKGSFEGWIRRIMVNEALGYLRKHKNMQLQTGELEAETLTEHATPNEAFQAEELLALVQDLPTGFRTVFNLYAVEGYSHKEIAEMLGITESTSKSQLSRARVLLQQKLTMLEQNYKTR; encoded by the coding sequence ATGAAACTATCCTTTAGCATATCACGCAAACCCAAAGAATGGACCGACGAAGACTTGGTGCTGGGTTGCCAAAAAGCCGACCGCGTGGCGCAAAGGATTGTGTATGAGCGATATTCGCGCCGAATGTATGCCGTTTGCTTGCGCTACGTCAATACTAATTTTGAAGCCGAAGATTTGCTGATGACAGGTTTTATGAGAGTGTTTGAGCATATCAGCCGCTACGAATCGAAAGGCAGTTTTGAAGGTTGGATTCGGCGCATCATGGTAAACGAAGCCTTAGGTTATTTGCGGAAACATAAAAATATGCAACTGCAAACGGGTGAGTTAGAGGCCGAAACGCTCACCGAACACGCCACACCAAACGAGGCTTTTCAGGCCGAAGAGTTGCTGGCACTCGTACAAGATTTGCCTACGGGGTTTCGAACGGTTTTTAACCTTTATGCGGTGGAAGGCTACAGCCACAAAGAAATTGCCGAAATGCTCGGCATTACGGAGAGTACCTCCAAATCGCAATTGAGTCGCGCAAGAGTTTTGTTACAACAAAAATTAACAATGCTCGAACAAAATTACAAAACACGATAA
- a CDS encoding patatin-like phospholipase family protein, whose amino-acid sequence MKTKYLISAILIFLALPILAQKRPKIGIALSGGGAKGLAHIGLLKAIDSAGIRVDYVAGTSMGAIVGGMYAAGYSGAEIEKYVRQVNWNRILTNKPEFRQLILPQKQENDKFLDIPLVKGKLYFGKGMLESNELWLTLSHYFFPYLTLSDFDSLPRKFRCVATNLDNGSAVVLKNGSLVKAIRASMAIPSVFTPVKIGEHTLIDGGLSRNFPVSEVREMGANIVIGSSVTSPQLASDAIDNPFQMISQIAFYGDKRDYEIQVRASDIFVDYPIGHYSAASFGSSDEIIRMGIRRGEEMYPVFKRLKDSLDRSYGADDTVKICARKQDKILVSSFTSEGLDPVEAAYFMKRLNFQENQEYTPESLSEHIRTVFSTGIFRKINYELSNNPDGSTNVCLDFEREPPTIIKTGLNYNTETGIALKVGLMRYGLLGPFSASFAGISLGENPQMALRNVYFFDRDRRLYVESSITGERTEMSVYNNNLSKTGLYNQKHLKAEVNLYKILSSNLLVGIGTRYEYLKYIPIIQTPQEAEGKINFVNSYAELKYNTLDAAYNPNAGSIVQAEAGVNFNQNPQFRYNDGNTILTEKSPAFSTKPYVTFRYYSAHYVPVYSHTIFLKVNSGIHLGNKLPMLNYFAVGGNNFVARNQVIFSGFRLNSLSSASVVAAQMGYKYKIAPSWFVSAGASWLWHDFVNNNLDIPSQKNGTAIGLDLTVGFRSVIGPIETSFIYNSINDRIIASFNVGYSFNFSK is encoded by the coding sequence ATGAAAACCAAATACTTGATTTCCGCTATTCTTATCTTTTTGGCTTTGCCAATACTGGCGCAAAAACGTCCTAAAATCGGGATTGCACTAAGTGGCGGCGGGGCGAAAGGATTGGCACATATTGGCCTGCTCAAAGCCATCGACTCGGCAGGTATTCGGGTGGATTATGTGGCGGGAACGAGTATGGGCGCGATTGTGGGCGGAATGTATGCGGCAGGTTATAGCGGTGCCGAAATTGAAAAATACGTTCGGCAAGTGAATTGGAACAGAATTTTGACCAACAAACCCGAATTTAGGCAACTGATTTTGCCCCAAAAACAAGAAAATGACAAGTTTCTGGACATTCCGCTGGTGAAAGGAAAATTATATTTCGGGAAAGGAATGTTAGAATCCAATGAGCTTTGGCTTACGCTCAGCCATTATTTTTTTCCTTACCTCACGCTCAGCGATTTTGATTCGTTGCCTCGCAAATTTCGATGTGTGGCCACCAATCTGGACAATGGCAGTGCTGTTGTGCTCAAAAATGGCAGTTTGGTAAAAGCCATTCGGGCGAGTATGGCTATTCCCTCGGTTTTTACGCCTGTCAAAATCGGGGAACATACGCTAATAGATGGCGGCCTTTCTCGCAATTTCCCCGTGTCCGAAGTGCGCGAAATGGGAGCTAATATCGTGATTGGCAGCTCCGTAACCAGTCCGCAGCTGGCCAGCGATGCCATCGACAATCCGTTTCAGATGATTTCCCAAATTGCATTTTATGGCGACAAGCGCGACTACGAAATACAAGTTCGTGCCTCTGATATTTTTGTAGATTACCCGATTGGACATTATTCGGCTGCAAGTTTTGGGTCTTCGGACGAAATTATCCGCATGGGCATTCGGCGCGGCGAAGAAATGTATCCTGTTTTCAAACGCCTAAAAGATTCCCTCGACCGCAGTTACGGCGCAGACGATACCGTAAAAATTTGCGCAAGAAAACAAGATAAAATATTGGTTTCCAGCTTTACATCCGAAGGACTCGACCCCGTAGAAGCGGCGTATTTTATGAAACGTCTTAATTTTCAGGAAAACCAAGAATACACGCCCGAATCACTGTCTGAGCATATCAGAACCGTATTTTCGACGGGGATTTTTCGGAAAATAAATTATGAACTAAGCAATAACCCCGACGGCAGTACGAACGTTTGTTTGGATTTTGAGCGCGAGCCGCCAACCATTATCAAAACAGGATTGAATTATAACACAGAAACAGGCATTGCGCTAAAAGTGGGACTCATGCGTTACGGATTGTTAGGGCCTTTTTCTGCTTCGTTTGCGGGCATTTCGTTGGGCGAAAACCCTCAAATGGCTTTGCGAAATGTTTATTTTTTCGACCGCGACCGCCGCTTGTACGTGGAGTCGTCCATTACGGGCGAACGAACCGAAATGTCTGTCTATAACAATAATTTGTCGAAAACAGGTTTGTACAATCAAAAGCACCTAAAAGCTGAAGTTAATTTATATAAAATTCTCAGCAGTAATTTGTTAGTGGGAATTGGGACGCGTTACGAATACCTCAAATATATTCCTATAATCCAAACACCACAAGAGGCAGAAGGCAAAATTAATTTTGTTAATTCCTACGCTGAACTCAAATACAACACGCTTGATGCAGCCTACAACCCGAATGCAGGAAGCATCGTGCAGGCGGAAGCTGGTGTAAATTTCAATCAAAACCCACAGTTTCGGTACAACGACGGCAACACGATTCTAACCGAAAAATCGCCTGCATTTAGTACCAAGCCTTATGTTACGTTTCGATACTATTCGGCGCATTATGTGCCCGTGTACAGCCACACGATTTTCCTAAAAGTCAATTCGGGGATTCATTTGGGGAATAAATTGCCGATGCTTAATTACTTTGCGGTGGGCGGCAATAATTTTGTGGCACGAAATCAGGTTATTTTTTCAGGTTTTCGCCTCAATTCCTTGTCGAGTGCGAGTGTGGTAGCAGCACAAATGGGCTATAAATACAAAATCGCGCCGAGTTGGTTTGTATCAGCGGGAGCAAGTTGGCTTTGGCACGATTTTGTAAATAATAACCTCGACATTCCCAGCCAAAAAAATGGAACAGCCATCGGCTTAGACCTCACGGTGGGATTTCGGTCGGTGATTGGGCCTATCGAAACGAGTTTCATCTACAACTCCATCAACGACAGGATAATCGCCTCTTTTAATGTGGGTTATTCTTTTAATTTTTCAAAATAA